AATGAAGACAAGCAGTCAACTGGTGTGTTTTGACAAACATTGGTTGACAGGGTCAGAGATGGACAAGATTTGGTAAATGCAACAAGCCgtatattttgtttgttggcATTAAAGACATCACAGCACACAtccatgtttgtttttcaaaacatttggtATCTTTGTACCATGAGACATTTAGACATAATAGACATTTTTGGTAGTGTGTCAAATCgtgaagcaaaacaaaacaggtgTGCTTCTTTACAGGTGTGCGTAGATTTTATTCAGTGTCCACATGGGGGCGCCATACTCCCATTACAAATCCTGCATCATGCTATGATGTGTCTGACTTGAAACTACTTGTACGAGACCAAGGCTCAGTATGATTATTAATGGCTCAGATACCTGAAAATTATTAccctaaaaatataacaatgtgTTTCTCCTACGTTTATTAAACAGGAAAGCTGTAGGTGTGCCCTTAATGGCCGTACAGTTAAAGTGAGCTCTCTAGTGCACTCCTCCTCATGTCATGAGCCCTGGTGACTAATGTGTGAGTCACTTATAAATGTGACTCTCATCTgctttttaacattaaaacaaagaaacacgATTACGTAAGGCCGTCGAAAATAGGaactaaaaaaacaatttagctGCTAATAAATTTAATAGCTTATAATGCAGATATGTCGTATTAATTTTAAAACGTAAAACAAAATGTAGGCAATAACAGAGGAAATGTTCTTTTGTAGCCTTTACAGTATCTACACAGAACTGTTCAAACAAAAAACGACTCCCAAGAATTATTCACTGGAGTATAACGTGTGACATGTAGGTGAATATGTGAGTATTTGTATTGTGTCTAGATCAGATGCTAATGAAATACACAAGTTTGTGTGTTGAATAAAAAGCCACTCCTTTGTTAGAcatatgtttaaatgtattaataagagccataatacaaataaatgccaagTATAATTAAAAGGCATATTGGATTAGGTAAATCGTTTCCTTCATACAATCTATCAGTCATAAAATagtttaaattataaaatacttGAGATACAACAGGATACTTCAGTTTAGGaggttaatacaacaacatagtACTAAATATGACACGTACGATGTGCAATAATCTAATGTATAGTTTTGGAAACGGAATAGCATTATCTTATTATTTTGTAAGGTCAAGTCTGTATCCAACATTCTACTTTAAAAACTTCAACAAGATGagctttaaatgtttaaaaaacaaaaaatggatTTACTGTGGAAGTGCAGAAAACACAGAGTAAGTGCTTATGGAATTTGTCAGGTTGAATTATCGCCTGTTATAAAGTTGCCAAAGCAGACCTTCATAATTGTTTACGTCTGTGGGCCAGGAGGACacgacatcacttcctgtcacaTGACCCACTGTGCTCAGTCTGTGGTCCACTGGTTGTTTCTCAACACTTCTAATGGCTGAGATCAGTCGCTCTTTTTTCCATTACCTTTGAACTTAGCCATGAAGTTGAACGCTCCCAGATATTCACCAAGCAGCACACCCATTTTAGTGGGTAAAAAACTGCAGGTAAAACAAAGAGAGATTGTCATGCGCATGCACACTAGTaagaacacaacacacaaacctcaattTTATCACTTAGCAATGGCAAACCTACTTATCGCCTGATAAAAAGACCACAATAATCTCACATGTGTATTTAGATTGTACAAcaatgtttgaaattgctgcaaaacaaacatcagagatttaaagggatactccatcccaaaatgaaaattctgtcatgaatgactccaccccaagttgttccaaatctgtatacatttctttgctctgttgaacacaaagaaagatatttagaagaatgttagcaactgacatttctggggtagtcaaaaaatggtagtcaacggtaccccagaactgtttgcttttctaaattcttcaaaatatcttttgtgtttaacagagcaaagaaaaatatacaatgttttttttctactatggtagtcaatggtgccccagaaatgtcagttgctactgtttttccaaatatctttctctgtgttcatcagaacaaagacatttatatgcatttatatatagatttggaacgactcgagagtgagtaaatgatgacagaattttcatttttgggtggagtatccctttaatatgagagcattttttaaaagaacaaTTTTGAGCTAGAGCTATGACATCCACATTAATTTGATAGCTCTGTACTCTTTTCTAATATGCTATGCAAACATACAGGTCATATAGGTGGAAGTTAACTTAAGTTAATGTTTAGCTTCAGCATCTATTGAGAATCTGTCCTGTCAACCCGACTGTTAAGTGAACATTTGTGAAGAGAAACTCGGATAAACGCAGGTTCGGTATGACTTACTTCTTCATAGCGATGGCGATGTAGATGCTACGAGGCATGTACAGATAAACCTGTTCCTTTTGAACAGCATCCACAATTTTCCTGCATGCATACTCCGGGTCTAAAATAGGCATGAGTCTGGGCCATCTGCaaagcacacgcacacgcatcaCTATGAATCAGCACAAAATTCCAGAAGATTGAAACATCCATCATTCCAAACATTCCCTCCATAGATGGAATAAATAGACTGAGATTTACACCATCATCTATAACAAagtaaagcatgtttttaagtATTGCCTGAGCtgcataaataacaaaatatccTGTTGATTGACAGATATCTGACCCACGTGCATGCAATACACCGGCCAAGCATTTGCATCAGCGAAGCGTTTTAATCTCACTTTGTGTTAGCGCCTTCAAACATGCCAGTGTTAATGAAGAAGGGGCAGACTATGGTGGTCTTCACTCCATCACAGCCAGAGGCCAACAGCTCCAGAGCCATGGACTCAGCGAAGCCAATCGCGGCAAATTTACTCGCACAATAGTCTGTATAAAGCAttcaaaacaatgacaaaatcTGCACTTCTTTGAAAAAACAAACGGACTGTTTGTATGTGCTGTCGGAGAGAAAATGTACCTGCCAGTCCATTGACTCCGATCAGCCCAGCAGAACTCGCAATGCTGACCAGATGACCGTGATTAGCAGCAATCATTGCGGGGAGAAAAGCCTTGTACATCTAACAGGACAGAGACATACATGCATGAGCAGTGTTTACTTTTCACACcttacacagacagacagacagacagacagacagacagacagaggttTACCCAGAAGTGAGCGAGGCTGTTGACCTCCAAAGTCTTCTCTATCAGAGCATCGGGAGAATCCATGAACTTCTTCCCAGTGACAATTCCTGCATTATTGACCAAAATGGTGACATCACCAACCTCACGCTTTACCTGAGTAAACAGAGAACAGTCACGATCCTTGTTTAAATATTACACTAATAAAACTGAAGTTAAGTAGATTAACTGTAATGAGAAACTCAATGTACAAAACAAGACAGATGTTTAAATATTCGCAGTATATAATGGAGGTTTCCAAACGGTCCTGAATGGTCCtacaatgtaataaaaaaagaaaaagtaaaaagaatCACGATTTTATCTTATGAATAGTGAGTGTTTTAATTCCTACTATTacctaaatgtatatttataacacaattttatactgtaatatactttattatttaccaTAGTTAATAGTAAAAATGAAAGTAGGCCTATTCTACATTAATAACTACAGTAATTCAATTAGCCTACCTACACTGACagaaatacactgtaaaattacaggatataaggatatctaaatataatcaattattttcctcgtttttcttgtaaatttgctgcctttttctgtaattgtacagtttttgactgtatttcaaaaagaaactgtaaaaataaaatcttgtaaaaaacgtaaataaactgtaaaacgGAAACAggttttcctgtaaaattacatgtttcccCATTtccttgtaaatttgcggtcttttctgtacatttatgttttttttacgtatttcaaaaatacataaaaaacagtACAATTCTGTACAATTACGTTTTTTCCCAGTACAGTCAATACtacacaacactgtaaaaaacattaacaaagtATAGTAATTACCATAATGAACTACAGAACAACGtcatttactacagtttactatagtaaatgttaaaagtaggctatactacagtatttagaGCTGGTCAGCTCACTATAGTtaattcggtaacactttacattaagcttcccttcataaagcatttataaatgtgttcattaataattaataagtcatttacaaatgcattataaagcagttataactgcataaataaaaagggggattctaacgaaatacctgccaaatagtgagccattttaaactcacatgttataaatgcttaataaatgtatttattcattatttgtttgactcgaaagcagattcattattatcttgatgttgtttgcaaaataggctgtcagacgggagactgtagggtgttatgttggcttttcttattattgtttatgtcatatcacttttcaaaccatgttgctTACTTGATCCCACTCCGAATGTATTACGGTGCTTTCcagaatgccttcagatcaTGATGCTTATCCAAAGCAGTTTTTTCTTGCTTACCAAGATAACGTCATCAAACTTTAGAtcactttttaacactaaatgcacaaaggttgttgtaaacttgtttgtttacgatgttttattaatgattcaattacttccaatagttaaatcaaaaccagaaaacatttatttattatttattgtagaaacaGAATGCTTGCTCACAAGGCTACATCTCTGATGTGTGAATCATACATTTAGAAGTATTGACAGCCCACGAAAGTGGACTTTAAAGAAAAGTGGATGCCTGTGAAGTATTCATTCACaacttcaaaacaaaaaaatgttataaaaccatgaaagtgtgccttatACAACACAATACTACCAATAGGCAGCTAAGGCCACATTTTACTACAGTAGTAAATACTACGTAAACTACAGTATTTGTTCTTGTGGGCTGACATGGAAAGTGTGTCCTTTTGTGTGCCTTGTATTTGTACGTTACTTCATTACCTGACTCGCGACCCTGTACACCTCCTCCCGGTCGCTGCAGTCACAGGTGTACGCGTACGCGCGCGCCCCGTGCATGTCTCGAACCATGCGCGCTGTCTCATTGTTGCCCTCCTCGTTGATATCCCACAGCACCAGGCGCGCACCCAGCCGCGAGAACTCCAAGGCCATCAGGCGCCCGATGCCGCTGCCCGCCCCGGTTAACAGCACCAGTTCCCCGGATACACTCTTCCTCCGGACCGGTATAATAAATCGCACGAGCGACTCTAAACAGTAGAACAGCGACCTGGCGAGAACCCACAGCGTCTCCAACAAGAAGTGCATGATGATGGCGAGCAGATCCCGG
This region of Triplophysa rosa linkage group LG1, Trosa_1v2, whole genome shotgun sequence genomic DNA includes:
- the sdr16c5b gene encoding epidermal retinol dehydrogenase 2, with protein sequence MHFLLETLWVLARSLFYCLESLVRFIIPVRRKSVSGELVLLTGAGSGIGRLMALEFSRLGARLVLWDINEEGNNETARMVRDMHGARAYAYTCDCSDREEVYRVASQVKREVGDVTILVNNAGIVTGKKFMDSPDALIEKTLEVNSLAHFWMYKAFLPAMIAANHGHLVSIASSAGLIGVNGLADYCASKFAAIGFAESMALELLASGCDGVKTTIVCPFFINTGMFEGANTKWPRLMPILDPEYACRKIVDAVQKEQVYLYMPRSIYIAIAMKNFLPTKMGVLLGEYLGAFNFMAKFKGNGKKSD